A section of the Alphaproteobacteria bacterium genome encodes:
- a CDS encoding NAD(P)-binding protein, which produces MPRQPGETTYPHIFEPLALKGLTIRNRIMQSGHAKMFHKKTGVTNNRDRYYHEARAKGGLGLLTTGNRLVHPTSNTFARGYSYGYKPEMLEPDLALTRTVHAHGAHIIAQLNHFGVNGSSSSMDDFRVLWSASNIKSPALHEMAKAMEREDMDELRDGWALTADYAKQAEFDGVEVHLAHSYLLQQFLSPAFNKRTDAYGGSFENRLRLPLEVTESVRERVGPDYVVGIRLPLTEMVPGGLEVEDWIEIAKRFKESGTVDYIVVTAGTYHVPNYMIPPFDVPDGWLRDRCKQLREAVAGLPVFLVGGISHPAMAERALADGVCDMVAMTRANLADPEFVNKVREGREDEITHCIRCNQGCIGRLFEGGPMTCILTPSAGREEVFNERTITRAAKPGRWVVVGGGPAGLKAAETLARRGHNVTLFEKSEKLGGQVDLILKTPRRQSFAHIARDLERQLVRLGVDILRGTEATVAGIRDLAPGGVIVATGAVPDMSGFNIVNPAVERLPGVDQSNVVSGWDAIRAPGGLGKRVLILDDDGTRYTAGLAELLLSDGHEVHLLTRHPSAFHRMNATLDLPEILPRVMKAGLRITPNSWAEKLSGDTAHIFNIYSGEKTTIGPVDHFVLSTAQLPADSLYFALKDELANVHRVGDCVAPRRIEHAIYEGFLAGLERFDNWTKYIEPGDLEEFTPLTNA; this is translated from the coding sequence ATGCCGCGCCAGCCCGGCGAAACCACCTATCCCCATATTTTCGAGCCCCTCGCGTTGAAGGGTCTCACGATCCGAAACCGGATCATGCAGTCCGGTCACGCCAAGATGTTCCACAAGAAGACCGGTGTGACCAATAATCGTGACCGCTACTACCACGAGGCGCGCGCGAAAGGCGGGCTGGGTCTGCTGACAACCGGGAACCGGCTGGTGCATCCCACGTCCAATACCTTCGCCCGTGGTTATTCCTACGGTTACAAGCCGGAAATGCTGGAGCCCGACCTCGCGCTCACACGGACCGTGCATGCTCATGGCGCCCATATCATCGCCCAGCTCAATCATTTCGGCGTCAACGGATCGTCAAGTTCGATGGACGATTTTCGCGTCCTCTGGTCAGCCTCCAACATCAAGTCGCCGGCTCTCCATGAAATGGCCAAGGCGATGGAGCGTGAGGATATGGACGAGCTGCGCGACGGCTGGGCGCTGACGGCCGATTACGCCAAACAGGCGGAGTTCGATGGGGTCGAGGTGCATCTCGCGCATTCCTACCTGTTGCAGCAATTCCTCTCGCCGGCCTTCAACAAGCGCACGGATGCCTATGGCGGCAGTTTCGAAAACCGATTGCGGCTGCCGCTGGAAGTGACCGAAAGCGTACGCGAACGGGTCGGCCCCGATTACGTCGTCGGCATCCGCCTGCCCCTGACCGAGATGGTCCCGGGCGGGCTCGAGGTGGAGGACTGGATCGAGATCGCCAAGCGCTTCAAGGAAAGCGGGACGGTCGATTACATCGTGGTGACGGCTGGCACCTATCACGTGCCCAATTACATGATCCCCCCTTTCGATGTCCCCGACGGCTGGCTCCGCGACAGGTGCAAGCAATTGCGCGAGGCCGTCGCGGGCCTGCCCGTCTTCCTGGTGGGAGGCATCAGCCATCCCGCCATGGCCGAACGGGCGCTGGCCGATGGTGTTTGCGACATGGTCGCGATGACGCGGGCCAACCTGGCCGACCCGGAATTCGTGAACAAGGTGCGCGAGGGCCGGGAAGATGAGATCACCCATTGCATTCGCTGCAACCAGGGTTGCATCGGCCGCCTGTTCGAGGGAGGGCCGATGACCTGCATCCTGACGCCCAGTGCCGGCCGCGAGGAGGTCTTCAATGAGCGCACCATCACCCGGGCCGCAAAACCGGGACGCTGGGTCGTCGTCGGTGGCGGTCCGGCCGGCCTAAAGGCGGCCGAGACGCTGGCGCGGCGCGGGCACAACGTGACACTGTTCGAGAAATCGGAAAAGCTGGGCGGCCAGGTCGACCTTATCCTCAAGACACCGCGCCGGCAGAGCTTTGCCCATATCGCCCGCGACCTGGAACGCCAGCTCGTCCGGCTGGGCGTCGATATCCTGAGGGGCACCGAGGCAACGGTGGCCGGGATCCGCGATCTTGCGCCCGGCGGTGTCATCGTCGCGACGGGCGCGGTGCCGGACATGTCGGGCTTCAATATCGTCAACCCGGCGGTCGAACGCCTGCCCGGCGTCGATCAGTCCAATGTGGTCTCGGGCTGGGATGCCATTCGCGCGCCCGGCGGGTTGGGGAAGCGGGTCCTGATTCTGGACGACGATGGAACGCGCTACACCGCCGGCCTGGCCGAATTACTGCTTTCGGACGGGCACGAGGTGCATCTCCTGACCCGCCATCCATCGGCGTTTCACCGCATGAACGCCACGCTCGATCTGCCCGAAATTCTGCCGCGGGTGATGAAGGCGGGGCTCAGGATCACGCCCAATAGCTGGGCCGAGAAACTCTCGGGCGATACGGCTCACATCTTCAATATCTATTCCGGCGAGAAGACGACGATCGGGCCTGTCGATCACTTTGTCCTGTCGACGGCGCAGCTTCCGGCCGACAGTCTCTACTTCGCGCTCAAGGACGAGTTGGCGAACGTCCATCGCGTCGGAGACTGTGTGGCGCCCCGGCGGATCGAACACGCGATATATGAGGGCTTCCTTGCCGGTCTCGAGCGTTTCGACAACTGGACAAAATATATCGAGCCGGGCGATCTCGAGGAATTCACCCCACTGACAAACGCCTGA
- a CDS encoding cation-transporting P-type ATPase — protein MTDPADQPTYHAVPVDETLVALGATEKGLSEREAADRLAKHGANRLPPPVKQSTVRRFLHHFHNVLIYVLLGSAIITASLGHITDTGVILAVVVVNALIGFIQEGRAEQAMDAIRQMLASRTTVLRDGKRNSIASADIVPGDIVLLEAGDKVTADLRLLSARGLRMEEAVLTGESVPVEKTTRPVAETAALGDRSSMAYSGTLVAGGTGRGVVVATAGATEIGHISGMLSRVETLTTPLVEQMNLFARWLTVLILLVAAVLLAYGYFVGHVPFAELFMAVVGLSVAAIPEGLPAVLTITLAIGVQAMARRNAIVRRLPAIETIGAVSVICSDKTGTLTRNEMMAATIATAAQGYTVGGSGYAPEGTIRIGETVHDARDDAVLREVAHVAALCNDAVLRAHETDWRVEGDPMEGALQALAGKITGDHAQAFAGWTRTDAIPFDASHRYMAVLHHDHEGHARIDVKGAPERVLEMCADQLASDGGTAPLDRDDWHTRVEAITAEGQRVLALARRNVAPDHVVLNTEDLEGRLTLVGLIGLIDPPRPEAIAAVGECHEAGIRVKMITGDHAGTARAIARQIGLQNPDRVLTGADLEDMDDARLSEVAVETDIFARTSPHHKLRLVMALQAHGLTVAMTGDGVNDAPALKRADAGIAMGQKGSEAAKEAAELVLADDNFASIVAAVREGRTVYDNIKKVISWTLPTNAGEALTIIIALFLGMALPVTPVQILWINLITAVTLGLALAFEPTEEDTMRRAPRARRAPLLTGELIWRIVLVSGLFVFAVFGLYSFSIDRGDAPEMARTIAVNTLVTLEIFNLFFVRNIYGTSLTWKAVRGTRVVWITVLSVVAAQFALTYLPVLQTVFETRALSVFDGLLIVATGAVFFAIIEAEKQIRLALRNRGPGA, from the coding sequence ATGACGGACCCTGCCGACCAGCCCACCTATCACGCCGTTCCGGTGGATGAGACGCTTGTCGCCCTGGGAGCGACAGAAAAAGGGCTGAGCGAGCGGGAGGCGGCGGACCGGCTCGCGAAACATGGCGCCAACCGGCTGCCCCCGCCGGTGAAACAGAGCACGGTGCGCCGTTTCCTCCATCATTTTCACAACGTCCTGATCTATGTCCTGCTCGGCTCCGCGATCATCACCGCAAGCCTGGGACACATCACGGACACGGGTGTCATTCTGGCCGTGGTCGTGGTCAACGCACTGATCGGATTTATCCAGGAAGGCCGGGCCGAACAGGCGATGGATGCGATCCGTCAAATGCTCGCCTCACGCACGACGGTGCTGCGCGACGGCAAGCGGAACAGCATCGCGAGTGCCGATATCGTGCCCGGCGACATCGTCCTGCTGGAGGCGGGCGACAAGGTGACGGCTGATTTGCGCCTTTTGTCCGCGCGCGGACTGCGCATGGAAGAGGCCGTGCTGACGGGCGAGTCCGTCCCGGTGGAAAAGACGACCCGGCCGGTGGCTGAAACGGCCGCGCTGGGGGACCGGTCCTCCATGGCCTATAGCGGCACGCTGGTCGCCGGCGGGACCGGTCGGGGAGTGGTGGTCGCCACCGCCGGCGCTACCGAGATCGGGCATATCAGCGGCATGCTGTCACGCGTGGAGACACTGACGACGCCCCTTGTCGAGCAAATGAACCTGTTTGCCCGCTGGCTGACCGTGCTGATCCTGCTCGTCGCCGCCGTTTTGCTTGCCTATGGCTATTTCGTCGGCCACGTCCCGTTCGCGGAGCTCTTCATGGCCGTGGTGGGGCTTTCAGTTGCCGCCATTCCAGAAGGTCTGCCGGCCGTCCTCACCATCACTCTTGCGATCGGGGTCCAGGCCATGGCGCGGCGCAACGCCATTGTCCGTCGCCTGCCGGCAATCGAGACAATCGGCGCCGTCTCGGTGATTTGCAGCGACAAGACCGGCACGCTGACGCGCAACGAAATGATGGCGGCGACGATCGCCACGGCGGCCCAAGGCTATACGGTGGGCGGAAGCGGCTACGCGCCGGAAGGTACGATCCGGATCGGAGAGACGGTGCACGATGCCCGGGACGACGCAGTGCTCCGTGAGGTTGCTCATGTGGCCGCGCTTTGCAACGACGCCGTTCTGCGCGCTCACGAGACGGACTGGCGGGTCGAGGGCGATCCGATGGAGGGAGCGTTGCAGGCGCTGGCCGGCAAGATCACGGGGGATCATGCACAAGCGTTTGCCGGATGGACACGCACCGACGCCATTCCTTTCGATGCCAGTCATCGCTATATGGCTGTCCTGCATCACGATCATGAGGGCCATGCGCGGATCGATGTAAAGGGCGCGCCCGAGCGCGTCCTCGAAATGTGCGCGGACCAGCTTGCGTCCGACGGCGGCACAGCCCCCCTCGACCGGGACGACTGGCATACCAGGGTCGAGGCCATCACGGCCGAGGGCCAGCGCGTTCTGGCCCTGGCCCGGCGGAACGTGGCACCGGATCACGTGGTCCTGAATACCGAAGATCTCGAGGGCCGATTGACCCTGGTTGGCCTGATCGGTCTGATCGACCCGCCCCGACCGGAGGCCATCGCCGCCGTCGGCGAATGCCACGAGGCCGGTATACGCGTGAAGATGATCACCGGCGACCACGCCGGCACGGCACGCGCGATCGCCCGCCAGATCGGGCTGCAGAATCCGGACCGTGTCCTCACGGGCGCGGACCTTGAAGACATGGACGATGCGCGCCTCAGCGAAGTGGCGGTGGAGACCGACATCTTCGCCCGCACCAGTCCGCATCACAAGCTGCGCCTGGTCATGGCGCTTCAGGCCCACGGACTGACGGTTGCCATGACCGGTGACGGAGTGAACGACGCGCCGGCGCTGAAGCGCGCCGATGCCGGGATCGCCATGGGCCAGAAAGGAAGTGAGGCGGCAAAGGAAGCGGCCGAACTGGTGCTGGCGGATGACAATTTTGCCTCGATTGTGGCCGCCGTGCGCGAGGGGCGTACCGTCTATGACAATATCAAGAAGGTGATCAGCTGGACGCTTCCCACGAATGCCGGCGAGGCGCTGACCATCATTATCGCCCTGTTCCTGGGCATGGCATTGCCGGTGACACCCGTCCAGATCTTGTGGATCAACCTTATCACCGCCGTCACGCTCGGGCTTGCGCTCGCCTTCGAACCGACGGAAGAGGACACGATGCGACGCGCGCCACGCGCGCGCCGGGCCCCACTTCTGACGGGGGAGTTGATCTGGCGCATCGTGCTGGTCTCGGGGCTGTTCGTGTTCGCTGTTTTCGGCCTTTATTCTTTTTCAATCGACCGGGGCGATGCGCCCGAGATGGCGCGGACCATAGCAGTGAATACGCTCGTGACGCTCGAAATCTTCAATCTGTTCTTTGTCCGGAATATTTACGGGACGTCCCTGACCTGGAAAGCCGTGCGCGGCACGCGCGTCGTCTGGATTACCGTCCTGTCGGTTGTGGCCGCGCAGTTCGCCCTAACCTATTTGCCGGTACTTCAGACGGTGTTTGAAACCCGCGCGCTCTCGGTCTTCGATGGCCTGCTGATCGTCGCCACGGGCGCGGTGTTTTTCGCCATCATCGAGGCGGAAAAACAGATCCGCCTCGCCTTGCGCAATCGGGGGCCCGGCGCCTGA
- a CDS encoding methyltransferase, with translation MNVRNRAKTLEEVDFGNHPSLQRVCREQVGVWPAHEATLATSLRDRSTEVLRDSEIFASLILRIAEDHSQPIRKICTDYRYFCEEMILKAELFFRRNKRYERSTFEEAYNDVYADPVIMEKYMNGLLLSGLFWINHANALTYYRTKFLAGNVEGYDHLEVGPGHGTLLYFAATDPRMGSATGWDVSPGAIDATRRTLAAIGVDEKVSLVCQNLYDAPGSVNRYDSIVVSEVLEHLEDPKGALVCLHDYLKPGGRIYVNMPANSPAPDHIFLITDAEETLGFMREAGFEIEQRELFPMTGYSLEQCRKHALTVNCAAIGRKKP, from the coding sequence ATGAATGTTCGTAACCGGGCGAAAACCCTGGAAGAAGTCGATTTTGGCAACCATCCCAGCCTCCAACGGGTGTGTCGGGAACAGGTCGGGGTCTGGCCGGCGCACGAGGCAACGCTGGCGACAAGCCTTCGGGACCGTTCCACCGAGGTCCTGAGGGACTCGGAGATTTTTGCCTCTCTTATTCTGCGGATCGCGGAAGATCATTCGCAGCCGATTCGGAAGATCTGCACCGATTATCGCTATTTCTGCGAAGAAATGATCCTCAAGGCCGAACTCTTTTTCCGTCGCAACAAGCGCTATGAACGTTCCACCTTCGAAGAGGCCTATAACGACGTGTATGCCGATCCCGTCATCATGGAAAAATATATGAACGGGCTTCTGCTATCCGGCCTTTTCTGGATCAATCACGCCAACGCCCTGACTTACTACCGCACAAAATTTCTGGCGGGCAATGTCGAGGGGTACGACCATCTTGAGGTCGGGCCCGGCCACGGCACGCTGCTCTATTTCGCGGCCACGGATCCGCGCATGGGCTCGGCGACGGGTTGGGATGTCAGCCCGGGAGCCATCGATGCAACGCGGCGAACTCTGGCAGCAATCGGCGTGGACGAAAAAGTGTCTCTGGTCTGCCAGAACCTGTATGACGCGCCGGGCAGCGTTAATCGCTACGACAGCATTGTCGTCAGCGAGGTTCTGGAGCATCTGGAAGATCCCAAGGGGGCTTTGGTGTGCTTGCACGACTACCTGAAGCCGGGCGGTCGGATCTACGTAAACATGCCGGCCAACAGTCCGGCACCCGATCATATATTCCTGATCACCGACGCTGAGGAAACGCTCGGCTTCATGAGGGAGGCCGGCTTCGAAATCGAGCAGAGAGAGTTGTTTCCCATGACCGGCTACAGCCTCGAGCAATGCAGGAAGCACGCACTTACAGTGAACTGCGCGGCCATTGGGCGGAAAAAGCCCTAA
- a CDS encoding HAD-IIIC family phosphatase: MSLANCRLDANKLARLTKSIEIARENGSNLAPMTEFRLGVIGNGTTCLYAPALPAAAARFGLNLEVVQADYDQVIQEATNPASTVNAARPDAVLLALDKRGLPFGDVEFGSFEQEQAAVEEAIDYLRTIRTGIAAASGAFVIYQTLAPFPDSAFGSMDRRVAGTNLSMSALFNRRLEDLARESGDYVLNVAGLAASVGLETWHDPVQWNHYKLPFSQKLVPLYVDHVSRLIAAIRGKSRKCLVLDLDNTLWSGVVGDDGLEGILVGQGDAIAEAHLDIQKMALDLHSRGIILAICSKNDDEIALQPFREHPDMLLREEHISVFQANWTDKATNIEAIAKVLNIGLDAIVFVDDNPFEREQVREALPALAVPELPEDPALIPRTVLSAGYFESVIFSQEDRARARQYRDNVKRAELQSKSRSIEDYLKSLDMVIRFAPFTAAQLPRITQLINKTNQFNLTTRRYTEKEVAELSRSPETYTLQARLRDRFGDNGIISVVIINQVGQTWDIETWLMSCRVLGRNVEDAVLHQLVRAAKEREVGEIIGHYDPTPKNSLVKDLFANFGFDLVEDEGGRTTWRLEVDGFTPRDNLPFEVEQAGTGDD, translated from the coding sequence ATGTCGCTGGCGAACTGCCGGCTTGACGCGAACAAGCTGGCGCGCCTGACCAAATCCATCGAAATTGCGCGCGAGAACGGCTCGAACCTGGCGCCGATGACGGAATTCCGGCTTGGTGTCATCGGCAATGGCACGACCTGCCTTTACGCGCCCGCGCTGCCGGCCGCTGCCGCCCGGTTCGGTCTGAACCTCGAGGTTGTTCAGGCCGACTACGATCAGGTGATCCAGGAAGCGACGAACCCGGCTTCGACCGTGAACGCGGCCAGGCCCGATGCCGTGCTGCTTGCGCTCGACAAGCGCGGCCTGCCGTTTGGCGATGTCGAGTTCGGCTCGTTCGAGCAGGAGCAGGCGGCGGTCGAGGAAGCGATCGACTATCTGCGCACGATCCGCACGGGGATCGCGGCCGCTTCGGGGGCTTTCGTCATCTACCAGACCCTCGCGCCATTTCCCGATTCCGCATTTGGCAGTATGGACAGGCGAGTAGCCGGGACCAACCTGTCCATGAGCGCGCTGTTCAACCGGCGGCTGGAGGATCTCGCCCGAGAGAGCGGAGATTACGTTCTGAACGTTGCCGGCCTGGCTGCATCCGTTGGGCTCGAAACCTGGCATGACCCGGTTCAGTGGAATCACTACAAGCTCCCCTTTTCCCAGAAGCTCGTCCCCCTATATGTCGATCACGTCTCCCGCCTGATTGCCGCGATCCGCGGCAAGTCCAGAAAATGTCTCGTCCTCGATCTGGATAACACCCTGTGGTCCGGCGTTGTCGGCGACGACGGGCTGGAGGGTATCCTCGTGGGACAGGGCGATGCCATCGCCGAGGCCCATCTCGATATTCAGAAAATGGCGCTGGATCTGCACAGCCGGGGCATCATCCTCGCAATCTGCTCGAAAAACGACGACGAGATCGCCCTGCAGCCGTTTCGGGAGCACCCCGATATGCTTCTTCGGGAAGAACATATCTCGGTGTTCCAGGCGAACTGGACCGACAAGGCAACCAATATCGAAGCAATTGCGAAGGTCCTCAATATTGGCCTGGATGCCATCGTTTTTGTCGATGACAACCCGTTCGAGCGTGAACAGGTCCGTGAGGCCTTGCCGGCCCTGGCGGTGCCGGAATTGCCGGAAGATCCGGCCTTGATACCCAGAACCGTCCTGAGCGCCGGATATTTCGAGAGCGTCATCTTCTCGCAGGAAGATCGCGCCAGGGCCCGCCAGTACCGCGACAATGTCAAGCGGGCCGAGCTTCAGTCGAAGTCCAGAAGCATCGAGGACTACCTGAAATCGCTGGATATGGTCATCCGGTTCGCCCCGTTCACTGCCGCCCAGTTGCCTCGCATCACACAGCTCATAAACAAGACGAACCAGTTCAATCTGACGACCAGACGATATACGGAAAAGGAAGTCGCCGAACTATCCCGCTCGCCCGAAACATATACGCTTCAGGCCCGCCTGCGTGACCGGTTTGGAGATAACGGCATCATATCGGTCGTCATCATCAACCAGGTCGGGCAGACCTGGGATATCGAGACATGGCTGATGAGCTGCCGCGTGCTTGGGCGCAATGTCGAGGATGCGGTCCTGCACCAATTGGTCCGGGCGGCGAAGGAGCGGGAGGTCGGGGAAATTATCGGCCATTATGATCCGACTCCGAAAAACTCCCTCGTAAAGGATCTGTTCGCCAATTTTGGCTTCGATCTCGTCGAGGACGAGGGGGGGCGGACCACCTGGCGGCTGGAGGTTGATGGCTTCACGCCGCGCGACAACCTTCCCTTCGAGGTCGAACAGGCAGGGACAGGAGACGATTAG
- a CDS encoding MaoC/PaaZ C-terminal domain-containing protein yields the protein MAVTVPFSVSRDDMEKFAELSGDRSRIHMDRAFARARGFEDVVVYGALTVARLSNLVGMYLPGDFGLATSWKIDFNRPLYVDEEAVMEATITHKSEATHTVKLKFQVRCGDKLVASGTAGSKLLDGPD from the coding sequence ATGGCCGTGACCGTGCCGTTCTCGGTGTCCCGGGACGACATGGAAAAGTTCGCGGAGCTCTCCGGCGACCGCAGCCGCATACACATGGATCGCGCATTTGCGCGCGCCAGGGGTTTTGAAGATGTTGTCGTGTACGGGGCATTGACCGTCGCGCGGCTGTCCAATCTGGTGGGGATGTATCTTCCCGGCGACTTTGGGTTGGCAACCAGTTGGAAAATTGATTTTAATCGGCCCTTGTATGTCGATGAAGAGGCGGTGATGGAGGCAACCATCACGCACAAGTCAGAGGCCACCCATACGGTCAAGTTGAAGTTTCAGGTCAGGTGCGGCGACAAACTCGTCGCCAGCGGAACGGCGGGCTCGAAACTTCTGGACGGGCCCGACTGA
- a CDS encoding acyl carrier protein, producing the protein MIETEEVYKRLTPVFRDVFDDDDIVPHPEMTAAEVPAWDSLSNIRLVVAVEEEFGIQFSSGEIANLNNVGEFVKVIQKRTAG; encoded by the coding sequence ATGATTGAGACTGAAGAGGTTTACAAGCGCTTGACGCCTGTTTTCAGGGATGTCTTCGATGACGACGATATTGTGCCGCATCCGGAGATGACCGCTGCCGAGGTGCCGGCCTGGGACAGTCTCAGCAACATCCGTCTCGTCGTGGCCGTCGAGGAAGAGTTCGGCATTCAGTTCTCGTCAGGGGAAATCGCCAACCTGAACAACGTCGGGGAATTCGTCAAAGTGATCCAGAAAAGGACGGCGGGTTGA
- a CDS encoding MBOAT family O-acyltransferase, with protein sequence MPVFDANGDSLSGFAINSWEFLLFAILAVIAMNLLGKATARNITLLAFNIYFISAFFVNVETVGILVSFIVLTYFIGRWRLRAEASRASAILGVSVVGLWAFLFLVRDGSLFSSVNPFYYVTVQIIGISYMVFRSISYLMEVEFIEEPGLLRYCNYILFFPLILAGPIERYRRFETQMTQPQWNPDLVMPALHRIANGMIKKFVIADNLSVFGILAFDNPMDMSVPVLWLGVMSQLLLIYLDFSGYCDIVIGLAMLMGFRVVENFNRPFHSTNIQEFWERWHMSLSSLVKDYIFTPINVYVFKNVRRQYQFALVVASYFFSMVLIAMWHGTTVGFLVFGILHGGALALSQAYKKIFKASAAAGQGPNVATVYAKRLMVYSFVSVSLTLWLTSASEWGGIFGRMLGFR encoded by the coding sequence ATGCCCGTATTTGACGCTAATGGAGACTCCCTGTCGGGATTTGCGATCAACAGCTGGGAATTCCTGCTGTTCGCGATCCTGGCCGTCATCGCGATGAACCTGCTGGGCAAGGCAACGGCCAGGAATATTACTCTCCTGGCCTTCAATATTTATTTCATATCGGCCTTCTTCGTTAACGTTGAAACCGTCGGCATTCTGGTGTCGTTCATCGTCCTCACCTATTTCATCGGACGGTGGCGGTTGCGCGCCGAAGCCTCTCGGGCTTCGGCAATCCTTGGCGTCAGCGTCGTTGGCTTGTGGGCATTCCTGTTTCTGGTTCGGGACGGTTCGTTATTTTCGTCCGTTAACCCGTTTTACTATGTGACGGTCCAGATCATCGGCATCTCCTACATGGTATTCAGGAGTATCAGTTACCTTATGGAGGTCGAGTTCATCGAAGAACCCGGCCTTTTGCGTTACTGCAACTACATCCTGTTTTTCCCACTCATACTGGCCGGTCCGATCGAACGCTATCGGCGTTTCGAAACCCAGATGACGCAACCGCAGTGGAACCCGGATCTGGTGATGCCGGCCCTGCACCGTATCGCTAACGGCATGATCAAGAAATTCGTGATTGCCGATAACCTGTCCGTGTTCGGCATCCTGGCATTCGACAATCCTATGGACATGTCTGTACCGGTTCTGTGGCTCGGCGTGATGTCGCAGTTGCTTCTGATCTATCTGGATTTCAGTGGATATTGCGACATTGTCATCGGGCTCGCGATGCTGATGGGGTTCAGGGTGGTCGAGAATTTCAATCGGCCGTTCCACTCCACCAACATCCAGGAGTTCTGGGAGCGCTGGCATATGTCGCTCAGCAGCCTGGTGAAGGATTACATTTTCACGCCGATAAACGTTTATGTTTTTAAAAACGTCCGGCGCCAGTACCAGTTCGCCCTGGTGGTTGCCTCGTATTTCTTCTCCATGGTGCTCATCGCCATGTGGCATGGGACCACGGTCGGTTTCCTGGTCTTCGGCATCCTTCATGGCGGCGCTCTCGCCCTGAGCCAGGCATACAAGAAGATCTTCAAGGCATCGGCGGCGGCCGGGCAGGGTCCGAACGTCGCGACCGTCTATGCCAAGCGCCTTATGGTGTATTCGTTCGTTTCGGTGAGTTTGACGCTGTGGCTGACGTCGGCCTCCGAGTGGGGCGGTATTTTCGGCAGAATGCTGGGATTTAGGTGA
- a CDS encoding transglutaminase-like domain-containing protein, with product MFNLNPKNIGSVLIILVIATLISSALMYLAGYEILSAQVERSVRAGDKQPGRGEIAELRQELQAANRRNLEQIARLRTELLTSDMATNVERILDGATTDAEKTMRLALWVSSNIRNDRASDYGRDPLAWFSNRVGRCGAKTRMFVEMLKFANIPAGVFNIYNFNRNFGAHSVAQVYYDGAWHMFDVTYAGVFMRGDHVMSWEEIKQDPETAHENMVVFQKTIDRYISENREGGRRVNNNERMKQVYTVDYIRNARTYGFWRGDDMKVLFPQVDLSEHPDGLVLGEIDGAFADVTSDGREMGISGEMGRSLGTHRDTFSLEWEFINPTPDRLYRLNIHSYRASQGDLKFWAKSDTAVIERGAEFETTESKTTERLWKSSPATWSVDFRCGDTGGCRLAMGYDFRGPNRGLFIDKIEILPAAR from the coding sequence ATGTTTAACCTGAACCCCAAAAATATCGGAAGCGTCCTCATTATCCTCGTCATTGCGACGCTGATCTCTTCGGCGCTGATGTATCTTGCCGGCTACGAGATCCTGAGCGCTCAAGTCGAGCGGTCGGTCAGGGCTGGGGATAAGCAGCCCGGGCGGGGCGAGATTGCCGAACTCAGGCAGGAACTGCAGGCCGCCAACAGGCGGAATCTGGAGCAGATCGCCAGGCTCCGGACGGAGCTTCTCACATCCGATATGGCGACCAATGTCGAGCGGATCCTGGATGGCGCCACAACGGATGCCGAAAAAACCATGCGTCTGGCATTATGGGTATCCTCGAATATCCGCAACGACCGGGCCAGCGATTACGGTCGGGACCCGCTGGCGTGGTTCTCCAACCGGGTTGGCCGGTGCGGCGCCAAGACACGCATGTTCGTGGAAATGCTCAAGTTCGCAAACATTCCCGCCGGCGTTTTCAACATCTACAACTTCAACAGGAATTTCGGCGCTCACAGTGTTGCGCAGGTTTACTATGACGGGGCATGGCACATGTTCGACGTCACATATGCCGGCGTCTTCATGCGGGGTGACCATGTGATGTCCTGGGAGGAGATCAAGCAGGATCCCGAGACGGCTCACGAAAACATGGTCGTTTTCCAGAAGACCATCGATCGCTACATCAGTGAAAATCGGGAAGGTGGTCGGCGCGTCAACAACAATGAGCGTATGAAGCAGGTTTACACCGTGGACTACATCCGCAACGCCAGGACCTACGGGTTCTGGCGCGGGGACGACATGAAGGTACTTTTCCCGCAGGTCGATCTGTCGGAGCATCCCGACGGACTCGTCCTGGGCGAAATTGACGGCGCGTTTGCCGACGTGACCTCGGATGGACGGGAGATGGGCATCAGCGGCGAGATGGGGCGCTCACTCGGGACACACAGGGACACGTTCAGCCTTGAATGGGAGTTCATAAACCCGACGCCCGACCGCCTCTACCGGCTTAATATCCATAGTTACCGGGCGAGTCAGGGGGATTTGAAGTTTTGGGCGAAAAGCGATACGGCCGTCATAGAGCGCGGGGCGGAGTTCGAGACGACGGAAAGCAAGACGACGGAAAGATTGTGGAAATCGAGCCCGGCGACATGGTCTGTCGATTTTCGATGTGGGGATACAGGCGGGTGCAGGCTTGCCATGGGGTATGATTTTCGGGGTCCGAATCGTGGTCTCTTTATCGACAAGATTGAAATCCTTCCCGCTGCCCGGTAG